A window of Victivallaceae bacterium genomic DNA:
CAAACTGCTCGTTCCATGAATTTTTTTTCTTGGGGACACGAAGTTATGCCGGAGCCCATTATTCATGCTTTGGCTTTGATTAAAAAATGTGCAGCTTTGGCTAACCGAGATTTAGGATTAATTTCGGAACGCATCACTGATATGATTGTATCGGCAACGGATGACGTATTGTCAGGCCAATTTAAAGAACATTTTCCTTTAAAAGTATGGCAGACGGGAAGCGGTACTCAATCGAACATGAATATGAATGAAGTTATCTCTAATCTCGCCATTAAACGTCATGGAGGCATTTTAGGGAGCAAAACCCCAGTACACCCCAATGATCACGTTAATTTATCGCAATCATCGAATGATGTTTATCCGACTGCTATGCACATTGCCGTGGTATTGGAGACGAAAAAGTTATTGATCCCTGCTATTGAGAAATTAAAAAATGCTTTGAAAAATAAAAGTCTCGATTTCAAATTTTTAATCAAAATCGGACGTACCCATTTGATGGATGCCGTTCCCATGACTTTGGGACAGGAATTTTCAGGATACGTTGATCAAATAGAAAAGAATTTAGAACGTATAGGGTTTTGTTTAACCGGTTTATATGAGTTGGCTATAGGAGCTACTGCAGTAGGAACAGGAATAAATGTGCCTAAAGGTTTTATAGAAAAAATTCTATATTATTTATCTAAAGAAACTAATGAACCGTTTGTTCGTGCGTCCAATTATTTTTCCGCTCTTTCGTGTCACGATGCCTTAGTATTCTTTCATAGTGCATTAGTTACTTTAAGTTGTTCGTTAACAAAAATAGCTACGGATTTGGCTTTTTTGGGATCGGGACCCCGTTGTGGATTTCATGAACTCATTTTTCCGGAAAATGAGCCCGGATCTTCGATTATGCCTGGAAAAATCAATCCTACACAATGTGAAGCAGTGAATATGGTATGTGCTCAAGTGATGGGGAATAACCAAGCTGTGATTATGGGCGGTTCTAGAGGAAATTTTGAACTTAATGTGTTTAAGCCCGTGATAGCTCATAACTGTCTGCAATCGATTACTCTGTTATCGGATGCAATGACTTCTTTTGCTGCAAATTTTGTCTTCAGTTTAAAAGCCAATGAAAAACGGCTTAATGAATATGTCAACTCTTCTCTCATGTTAGTCACGGCTTTGTCTCCTAAGATAGGTTACGACAATTGTTCGAAAATTGCTTTAAAAGCTTTTCATGATGATCTGACCTTAAAAGAAGCTTGTTTGATTTTAGGTTTTCTTTCCGAAGAAGACTTCGATGCATTAACGGATCCGAAAAGCATGGTGGGTAATCTTTAAAGAGATTTTTGTTCCAGCCTTACTAGAGCCTTAGCGAAATCGAGAGCATCTTTCAAATTAGAGAAGATATGGTCTTCTCCGATAAGCTCGTCCAGGTGGTATCCTTTTAAATCATTTAAAGGAGTTTTTTTGACTCCCGAAAGCAGAAGCACGGTGTTTTGTTTTTCGCATTCCAGATAGAATTCCTCAAGTGCGTGCATAGCTGAAGCGTCTATAGTTGGAACTCGACTCATTCTTAGAATAAAAACTTTAGGAGGTTTTTCTATGTCATTGAGCAAATTTTTTAATCGGTCGGCAACTCCGAAGAAAAAAGGACCGTTAATTTCATAAACTTCGGTGTCGTCCGGAATATCTTGTTTCATTAAAATTTCCGAATCTTCTTTTGAAGAGGTTTTAGTATCGTCGAAATAATTTGCGGTTGAAACAACGTCTGAAAGATCACTCATTTGTTTCATAAATAAAAAGGCTGCCAGCATCATTCCTATTTGTACGGCCGAAGTAATATTGGTCAATACCGTAAGAGTAAATACGGCAATCAGAACCAGGACATCTTGTTTCGGAGCAGTGAAAAGATGTACGAAATGATGAATTTCGCTCATGCTCCAAGCAATCATGATTAGCACCGCCGACAAACATGCCAGAGGAATTTTCACCGTTAAAGGACATAAAAGAAACAGTACTACAAAAAGGAATAGAGAATGAATCATTCCTGCAAGAGGAGTTAATCCTCCGGATTTGATGTTTGTTGCCGTTCTGGAAAGGGAACCGGTGACGGGTATTCCTTGGAAGAACGCGCTTCCTATATTAGCCAATCCTTGAGCCATTAATTGACAATTGGATTGGTGTCTTTCTCCGGTCATGCCGTCTGCGACAACCGCAGATAATAAGGTTTCTATACCAGCCAAGACTGCGATTGTAAGAGCATCCGGCATAAGAGCAAGAATTTTTGTTAAACCGAAATGCGGTAACGAAGGCAGCGGAAAAGATGAAGGTGGTGCTCCGTATCGACTTCCGATAGTAGGAATGTCAATATTAAATAAAGTAGCTCCGACGCTAACCACTACTAAAGCGATCATCACGCCCGGATAGCCTGGCTTATATTTTTTGAAATAAATAATAATAAGGAGAGTTAGCAAACCGGCTGCTAAAGTCTTGGGATCCCAGGTCCATAAATAATCCCAATAAGCTTTCCATCTAGACAAAAATTCTACGGGAAGATTGTCTCCCATTCTTAATCCCAAAAAATCTTTAATTTGCGCCGAAAAAATGATAACGGCGATCCCTGTAGTGAGACCGGTCACGACCGGATAAGGCATATACTTAATGAAATTACCCAGTCCGATTAGAGCAAATCCGATGAGTAAACACCCGGAAAGCACGGTAACCAGAATAAGGCCGTCAAATCCGTGTTTAGCCAGAACGGAATAAAGAGCGATAATAAAAGTACTGGTGGGCCCGGATATCAATAATGTGCTTCCTCCAAGCGCTGAAGCAATGAAACCTCCGATAATAGCTGCATATAATCCCTGCTGCGGAGGAAGTCCGACACCAATTGCTATGGCAATGGCTGTAGGATAAGCTATTACTCCGGTAGTAATGCCGGCTATTAAATCTTTTTTAAGAGATTTAAGAGAGT
This region includes:
- the fumC gene encoding class II fumarate hydratase; this encodes MGLRKEKDSLGEVFVPEEAYYGAQTARSMNFFSWGHEVMPEPIIHALALIKKCAALANRDLGLISERITDMIVSATDDVLSGQFKEHFPLKVWQTGSGTQSNMNMNEVISNLAIKRHGGILGSKTPVHPNDHVNLSQSSNDVYPTAMHIAVVLETKKLLIPAIEKLKNALKNKSLDFKFLIKIGRTHLMDAVPMTLGQEFSGYVDQIEKNLERIGFCLTGLYELAIGATAVGTGINVPKGFIEKILYYLSKETNEPFVRASNYFSALSCHDALVFFHSALVTLSCSLTKIATDLAFLGSGPRCGFHELIFPENEPGSSIMPGKINPTQCEAVNMVCAQVMGNNQAVIMGGSRGNFELNVFKPVIAHNCLQSITLLSDAMTSFAANFVFSLKANEKRLNEYVNSSLMLVTALSPKIGYDNCSKIALKAFHDDLTLKEACLILGFLSEEDFDALTDPKSMVGNL
- a CDS encoding SulP family inorganic anion transporter → MKYTWSLKHFIPRIFFCLKEGYSLKSLKKDLIAGITTGVIAYPTAIAIAIGVGLPPQQGLYAAIIGGFIASALGGSTLLISGPTSTFIIALYSVLAKHGFDGLILVTVLSGCLLIGFALIGLGNFIKYMPYPVVTGLTTGIAVIIFSAQIKDFLGLRMGDNLPVEFLSRWKAYWDYLWTWDPKTLAAGLLTLLIIIYFKKYKPGYPGVMIALVVVSVGATLFNIDIPTIGSRYGAPPSSFPLPSLPHFGLTKILALMPDALTIAVLAGIETLLSAVVADGMTGERHQSNCQLMAQGLANIGSAFFQGIPVTGSLSRTATNIKSGGLTPLAGMIHSLFLFVVLFLLCPLTVKIPLACLSAVLIMIAWSMSEIHHFVHLFTAPKQDVLVLIAVFTLTVLTNITSAVQIGMMLAAFLFMKQMSDLSDVVSTANYFDDTKTSSKEDSEILMKQDIPDDTEVYEINGPFFFGVADRLKNLLNDIEKPPKVFILRMSRVPTIDASAMHALEEFYLECEKQNTVLLLSGVKKTPLNDLKGYHLDELIGEDHIFSNLKDALDFAKALVRLEQKSL